From Longimicrobium sp., a single genomic window includes:
- a CDS encoding glutamine synthetase III, giving the protein MPKLSARFDALAAAKGWEAPAGNGASGPNGRTMTDIESIFGEHTFGLAEMRARLPKQIYKALQRTVQKGEPLDPSVADAVALAMKEWAVEKGASHYTHWFQPLTGSTAEKHDSFITPNKGGGAVAEFTGKELIQGEPDASSFPSGGLRATFEARGYTAWDPTSPAFIVETPAGCYLSIPTAFASWTGEALDTKIPLLRSINALDVQARRALKLFGVDTPRVTATCGPEQEFFLIDQEFFYRRPDLVTTGRTLFGAKPPRGQEMEDHYFGAIPDRVLAFMMEVERELYRLGVPVKTRHNEVAPGQFEMAPIYENANLAADHQQLMMLTLRRVARKYGMACLLAEKPFAGVNGSGKHLNWSLGTDSANLLEPGDTPHDNMQFLFFCTAVLRAVDRHQDLIRASVAYAGNDHRLGANEAPPAIISVFLGDQLTDVLEQIEQHGSAASSKEGGLLGFGAPVLPHIPQHAGDRNRTSPFAFTGNKFEFRALGSSQSVSFPATVLNTIMAESLDEMCTALEGELAGGKGFEEALSKLLAEEIRRVKRIVFNGDGYSDGWQDEAARRGLLNHKTTLEALETLHDEKNAGMFEKYGVLSHRELESRIEVAYDQYFKTVNIEGETAEHIASTMILPAAVRYLNDLLAAADRGKGLGIASNGIMATIQKVSALVDELRGGLDELTRQNEELGGDTVESKSYHMRDHVIPAMTTVRGAVDRLEKVVPDDYWPLPTYRDMLFIK; this is encoded by the coding sequence ATGCCCAAGCTCAGCGCACGATTCGACGCCCTCGCGGCCGCCAAGGGGTGGGAGGCCCCGGCCGGCAACGGTGCGTCGGGCCCCAACGGCCGCACCATGACCGACATCGAGTCGATCTTCGGCGAGCACACCTTCGGCCTGGCCGAGATGCGCGCCCGGCTTCCCAAGCAGATCTACAAGGCGCTTCAGCGCACCGTGCAGAAGGGCGAGCCGCTCGACCCCTCGGTCGCCGACGCCGTCGCGCTGGCGATGAAGGAATGGGCGGTGGAGAAGGGCGCCAGCCACTACACGCACTGGTTCCAGCCGCTCACCGGGAGCACGGCCGAGAAGCACGACTCGTTCATCACGCCCAACAAGGGCGGTGGCGCCGTGGCCGAGTTCACCGGCAAGGAGCTGATCCAGGGCGAGCCCGACGCGTCCAGCTTCCCCAGCGGCGGGCTGCGGGCGACCTTCGAGGCGCGCGGCTACACCGCGTGGGACCCGACCAGCCCCGCGTTCATCGTGGAGACGCCGGCCGGGTGCTACCTGTCGATCCCCACGGCGTTCGCGAGCTGGACCGGCGAGGCACTGGACACCAAGATCCCGCTGCTGCGCTCCATCAACGCGCTGGACGTGCAGGCCCGCCGCGCGCTGAAGCTGTTCGGCGTCGACACGCCGCGGGTGACGGCCACGTGCGGCCCCGAGCAGGAGTTCTTCCTGATCGACCAGGAGTTCTTCTACCGCCGCCCCGACCTGGTGACCACCGGGCGCACGCTCTTCGGCGCCAAGCCGCCGCGCGGGCAGGAGATGGAGGACCACTACTTCGGCGCCATCCCCGACCGGGTGCTGGCGTTCATGATGGAGGTGGAGCGGGAGCTGTACCGCCTGGGCGTGCCGGTGAAGACGCGGCACAACGAGGTGGCGCCGGGGCAGTTCGAGATGGCGCCCATCTACGAGAACGCCAATCTGGCCGCCGACCACCAGCAGCTGATGATGCTCACGCTGCGGCGCGTGGCGCGGAAGTACGGGATGGCCTGCCTGCTGGCCGAGAAGCCCTTCGCGGGGGTGAACGGGAGCGGCAAGCACCTGAACTGGTCGCTGGGCACCGACAGCGCCAACCTGCTGGAGCCGGGCGACACGCCGCACGACAACATGCAGTTCCTGTTCTTCTGCACCGCCGTGCTGCGCGCGGTGGACCGGCACCAGGACCTGATCCGCGCGTCGGTGGCCTACGCGGGGAACGACCACCGCCTGGGCGCCAACGAGGCGCCGCCGGCCATCATCTCGGTGTTCCTGGGCGACCAGCTGACCGACGTGCTGGAGCAGATCGAGCAGCACGGATCGGCGGCCAGCAGCAAGGAGGGCGGGCTGCTGGGCTTCGGCGCGCCGGTGCTGCCGCACATCCCGCAGCACGCGGGCGACCGCAACCGCACCAGCCCGTTCGCCTTCACCGGCAACAAGTTCGAGTTCCGGGCGCTGGGGTCCAGCCAGTCGGTCTCCTTCCCGGCCACGGTGCTGAACACCATCATGGCCGAGAGCCTGGACGAGATGTGCACCGCGCTCGAGGGCGAGCTGGCGGGCGGCAAGGGCTTCGAGGAGGCGCTGTCGAAGCTGCTGGCCGAGGAGATCCGGCGGGTGAAGCGGATCGTGTTCAACGGCGACGGCTACAGCGACGGGTGGCAGGACGAGGCGGCGCGGCGCGGGCTGCTGAACCACAAGACCACGCTGGAGGCGCTGGAGACGCTGCACGACGAGAAGAACGCCGGGATGTTCGAGAAGTACGGCGTGCTCAGCCACCGCGAGCTGGAAAGCCGCATCGAGGTGGCGTACGACCAGTACTTCAAGACGGTGAACATCGAGGGCGAGACGGCGGAGCACATCGCCAGCACCATGATCCTGCCGGCCGCCGTGCGCTACCTGAACGACCTGCTGGCCGCGGCGGACCGCGGCAAGGGGCTGGGCATCGCCAGCAACGGCATCATGGCGACGATCCAGAAGGTGAGCGCGCTGGTGGACGAGCTGCGCGGCGGGCTGGACGAGCTGACGCGGCAGAACGAGGAGCTGGGCGGCGACACGGTGGAGAGCAAGAGCTACCACATGCGCGACCACGTCATCCCCGCGATGACCACAGTCCGGGGCGCCGTGGACCGCCTGGAGAAGGTCGTCCCCGACGACTACTGGCCGCTCCCCACCTACCGCGACATGCTCTTCATCAAGTGA
- a CDS encoding Lrp/AsnC family transcriptional regulator, whose amino-acid sequence MSNPARLDETDLRLLEMLQQHGRTSQHDLAVAVGLSSPAVGERVRKLEERGVIRQFTAVVDPKLLGRDVTAFIFTGIAGSQYYPEFRQRVTDHPEVLECHSVTGQGSHLLKIRTDSTSTLEGLLAEIQSWPGVQWTTTSIVLSTIKETAELAVASRPAAGSLQGNGAARGA is encoded by the coding sequence GTGAGCAACCCCGCACGGCTTGACGAAACCGACCTGAGGCTGCTTGAGATGCTGCAGCAGCACGGGCGCACCTCGCAGCACGACCTGGCCGTGGCGGTGGGGCTGTCGTCGCCCGCGGTGGGCGAGCGCGTGCGCAAGCTGGAGGAGCGCGGCGTGATCCGGCAGTTCACCGCCGTGGTGGACCCCAAGCTGCTGGGGCGCGACGTGACCGCGTTCATCTTCACCGGCATCGCGGGAAGCCAGTACTACCCCGAGTTCCGGCAGCGCGTGACCGACCACCCCGAGGTGCTGGAGTGCCACTCCGTCACCGGCCAGGGGAGCCACCTGCTGAAGATCCGCACCGACAGCACCAGCACGCTCGAGGGGCTGCTGGCCGAGATCCAGAGCTGGCCGGGCGTGCAGTGGACCACCACGAGCATCGTGCTCAGCACCATCAAGGAGACCGCCGAGCTGGCCGTGGCCTCGCGCCCGGCCGCCGGCTCCTTGCAGGGCAACGGCGCCGCGCGCGGCGCCTGA
- a CDS encoding YcxB family protein, whose protein sequence is MQLEASPAPALSYTFAWDRREFARFYRAHTRHARLGVVANLCIWGFVAMTAFNVLYTAYIAATRGIGTAAGMLPWVLMMVAYVAYFRLFAPAMVARRWEKQNCCAAHPTTRELSDDGLRIHCAMRDTKLAWPAIRRVVETKEFLIFFQTERYAHYLPKHALGGAAELQRVRGFLIRHTPVQSEKGLA, encoded by the coding sequence ATGCAGCTGGAAGCTTCGCCCGCGCCCGCGCTCTCGTACACCTTTGCGTGGGACCGCCGGGAGTTCGCGCGCTTCTACCGCGCGCACACCCGCCATGCGCGCCTGGGCGTGGTCGCCAACCTCTGCATCTGGGGGTTCGTGGCGATGACGGCGTTCAACGTGCTCTACACCGCGTACATCGCCGCCACGCGGGGGATCGGCACCGCCGCGGGGATGCTGCCGTGGGTGCTGATGATGGTGGCGTACGTCGCGTACTTCCGCCTCTTCGCGCCGGCGATGGTGGCCCGGCGGTGGGAGAAGCAGAACTGCTGCGCGGCCCATCCCACGACGCGCGAGCTGTCGGACGACGGGCTGCGCATCCACTGCGCGATGCGCGACACGAAGCTGGCGTGGCCCGCGATCCGGCGCGTGGTGGAGACGAAGGAGTTCCTGATCTTCTTCCAGACCGAGCGGTACGCGCACTACCTGCCCAAGCACGCCCTTGGCGGCGCGGCCGAGCTGCAGCGCGTGCGCGGCTTCCTCATCCGCCACACGCCGGTGCAGTCGGAGAAGGGCCTGGCCTGA